One stretch of Lemur catta isolate mLemCat1 chromosome 2, mLemCat1.pri, whole genome shotgun sequence DNA includes these proteins:
- the TBL2 gene encoding transducin beta-like protein 2 — protein sequence MELPEMPELMGLSLLLGLLALMATAAVARGWLRAEEQRCGRSASQKANGFPLSKSSASKKQKQHQRIRKEKPQHHNFTHRLLAAALKSHSGNISCMDFSSNGKYLATCADDRTIRIWSTKDFLQREHRSMRANVELDHATLVRFSPDCRAFIVWLASGDTLRVFKMTKREDGGYTFTATPEDFPKKHKAPVINIAIAGTGKFIMTVSSDTTVLIWNLKGQVLSTINTNQMNNTHAAISPCSRFVASCGFTPDVKVWEVCFGKKGDFQEVVRAFELKGHSAAVQSFAFSNDSRRMASVSKDGTWKLWDIDVEYKKQQDPYLLRTGRFEEAGTMLCRLALSPDAQVLALASGRSIHLFNTRRGEKEECFEQVHGECITDLSFDITGRFLASCGDRAVRLFHNTPGHRAVMEEMQGHLKRASNDSTRQRLQQQLTQAQETLKSLGALKK from the exons ATGGAGCTGCCAGAGATGCCGGAGCTGATGGGGCTGTCGCTGTTGCTCGGGCTGCTGGCCCTGATGGCGACGGCGGCGGTAGCGCGGGGGTGGCTGCGCGCTGAGGAGCAGAGGTGCGGCCGGTCCGCCA GCCAAAAAGCAAATGGATTTCCACTTAGCAAATCCTCGGCATCCAAGAAACAGAAACAGCATCAGCGGATTCGCAAGGAGAAGCCTCAACACCACAACTTTACCCACCGCCTCCTGGCTGCAGCACTGAAG AGCCACAGCGGGAACATATCTTGCATGGACTTTAGCAGCAATGGCAAGTACCTGGCCACCTGTGCAGATGACCGCACCATCCGCATCTGGAGCACCAAGGACTTCCTGCAGCGGGAGCACCGCAGCATGAGAGCCAACGTGGAGCTGGACCATGCCACCTTGGTGCGCTTCAGCCCTGACTGCAG AGCCTTCATTGTCTGGCTGGCCAGTGGGGACACCCTCCGTGTCTTCAAGATGACCAAGCGAGAGGATGGGGGCTACACCTTCACAGCCACCCCAGAGGACTTCCCTAAAAAGCACAAGGCACCTGTCATCAACATTGCCATTGCTGGCACAG GGAAGTTCATCATGACTGTCTCCAGTGACACCACTGTCCTCATCTGGAATCTGAAAGGTCAGGTGCTGTCTACCATCAACACAAACCAGATGAACAATACGCATGCTGCTATTTCCCCTTGTAGCAG GTTTGTGGCGTCATGTGGCTTCACCCCGGATGTGAAAGTTTGGGAAGTCTGCTTTGGGAAGAAGGGGGACTTCCAGGAGGTAGTGCGAGCCTTTGAACTGAAGGGCCACTCTGCAGCTGTCCAGTCCTTCGCTTTCTCCAACGACTCCCGGAG GATGGCCTCTGTCTCCAAGGACGGTACGTGGAAACTGTGGGACATCGATGTGGAATACAAGAAGCAGCAGGACCCCTACTTGCTGAGGACAGGCCGCTTTGAAGAGGCGGGAACCATGCTGTGCCGCCTGGCACTCTCCCCTGACGCCCAGGTCTTGGCCTTGGCCAGTGGCAGGAGTATTCATCTCTTCAATACCCGGCGGGGTGAGAAGGAGGAATGCTTTGAGCAGGTCCATGGAGAGTGTATCACTGACTTGTCCTTTGACATCACTGGCCGGTTTCTGGCCTCCTGTGGGGACCGGGCCGTACGGCTCTTCCACAACACCCCTGGCCATCGGGCCGTGATGGAGGAAATGCAGGGCCACCTGAAGCGGGCCTCCAATGACAGCACCCGCCAGAGGCTGCAGCAGCAGCTGACCCAGGCCCAGGAGACCCTGAAGAGCCTGGGTGCCCTGAAGAAGTGA